From a single Methanofollis sp. W23 genomic region:
- the crtI gene encoding phytoene desaturase family protein, whose protein sequence is MKAIIVGAGFGGLSAAALLARQGFEVEVVEKNEQVGGRAGVYQEGGFSFDMGPSWYLMPDVYERFFDEFGKRPADFYELKRLDPAYRIFFGGGEVVDLPAGLEKDYALFDSFEERGGEKLKAYLDSAQELYDLSINEFLYRDYRSIFDFLSGRLIMQGRRMHIFESLEKFVTRHFESDEAQKIVQYSIGFLGGSPQNTPSFYHIMSHIDMTMGVWYPAGGMRAVVGGFSSLARSLGVQVALNEPVEQIEVKGKEATGVVTAAGRRDADLVLVNADYAHAELDLLDHAHRSYPEKYWRSRVLAPSAFVVYLGLDRRVEGLAHHTLVLDRDWEAGFNLIFDPKKAAWPDHPSYYVNVPSKTDPTAAPPGGEALFILVPLAPGLEDTPALREAFFERVISDLERELGDDLRSAVVVRRIFALHDFEERYNAYQGTALGLSHTLFQTALWRPAHQSKKVENLYYTGQYTHPGIGVPMTLISSSIVAREIAERHRG, encoded by the coding sequence ATGAAGGCGATCATTGTCGGAGCAGGATTTGGCGGACTCTCGGCGGCGGCCCTGCTGGCACGCCAGGGTTTCGAGGTGGAGGTAGTCGAGAAGAACGAGCAGGTGGGCGGCCGGGCAGGGGTCTACCAGGAGGGGGGGTTCTCCTTCGACATGGGGCCTTCGTGGTACCTGATGCCAGACGTCTACGAGAGGTTCTTCGACGAGTTCGGAAAGCGTCCGGCCGACTTCTATGAACTCAAACGTCTTGACCCGGCATACAGGATCTTTTTCGGCGGCGGCGAGGTCGTCGACCTCCCGGCCGGACTGGAAAAAGACTATGCCCTCTTCGACTCCTTCGAGGAGAGGGGCGGCGAGAAACTGAAGGCATATCTCGACTCGGCACAGGAGCTCTACGACCTCTCGATCAACGAGTTCCTGTACCGCGACTACCGCTCGATCTTCGACTTTCTCAGCGGGCGGTTGATCATGCAGGGGCGGCGGATGCATATCTTCGAGAGCCTGGAGAAATTCGTCACGCGGCATTTCGAGAGTGACGAGGCGCAGAAGATCGTCCAGTACTCCATCGGGTTCCTCGGGGGCTCGCCGCAGAACACCCCGTCGTTCTACCATATCATGTCCCATATCGACATGACGATGGGCGTCTGGTACCCGGCCGGAGGGATGCGGGCGGTGGTCGGCGGGTTCTCCTCGCTTGCCCGATCTCTCGGGGTTCAAGTCGCCCTGAACGAACCGGTGGAGCAGATCGAGGTGAAGGGCAAGGAGGCGACCGGGGTCGTCACCGCCGCAGGACGGCGCGACGCCGACCTGGTGCTGGTCAATGCCGACTATGCCCATGCCGAACTTGACCTCCTGGACCACGCCCACCGGAGTTACCCGGAAAAATACTGGCGGTCCAGGGTACTTGCCCCCTCGGCATTTGTCGTCTACCTGGGCCTGGACCGGCGGGTGGAGGGGCTGGCGCACCACACCCTCGTCCTTGACCGTGACTGGGAGGCCGGGTTCAACCTGATCTTCGACCCGAAGAAGGCGGCATGGCCTGACCATCCCTCGTATTATGTCAACGTCCCCTCGAAGACCGACCCGACGGCCGCCCCGCCAGGCGGCGAGGCGCTCTTTATCCTGGTGCCCCTCGCGCCCGGCCTCGAGGACACGCCGGCCCTGAGAGAGGCGTTCTTCGAGCGAGTCATCAGCGACCTCGAACGAGAACTGGGCGACGACCTCCGCAGCGCCGTGGTGGTCCGCCGGATCTTTGCGCTGCACGACTTCGAGGAGCGCTACAACGCCTACCAGGGCACGGCCCTCGGGCTCTCGCACACGCTCTTCCAGACGGCCCTCTGGCGACCCGCACACCAGAGCAAGAAGGTCGAGAACCTCTACTACACCGGGCAGTACACCCACCCCGGGATCGGGGTGCCGATGACCCTCATCTCCTCGAGCATCGTGGCACGCGAGATCGCCGAACGGCACCGGGGGTAG
- a CDS encoding YegP family protein — protein MPKGKFEVYRDKGGEYRFRLKASNGQVIATSQGYKSRESCMKGIDSVRNNAPNAEIIEVSE, from the coding sequence ATGCCTAAAGGGAAATTTGAGGTGTACCGGGATAAAGGAGGCGAATACAGGTTCAGACTGAAGGCCTCGAACGGCCAGGTCATCGCCACCAGCCAGGGCTACAAGTCACGGGAGTCCTGCATGAAGGGGATTGACAGCGTGAGAAACAATGCCCCGAATGCCGAGATCATCGAAGTAAGCGAGTGA
- a CDS encoding AarF/UbiB family protein, giving the protein MIRHLGRYREITGVLVKYGFGAALEGIVPPLARLGLWTRASADGGVPFYRRVRLAMEELGPTFIKFGQILSTRRELLPQPLAEELTRLTDEVAPLPFETVRPVIEECCGPVEDAFASFDRTPVAAASLAQVHHAVLKDGTEVAVKVQRPGIRKVIEEDLEILASLARQIEERYPDLALYNPVGLVQEFSVQIRRELDFVQEGKHAEVLGHNLKDLPRVVVPDIFWDHSGPRLLTMTYIEGVRIDDLEGITATGVRPETVADLLLTSYLKQVFEDGFFHADPHTGNLLVTRDGTLAFVDFGTVGVLRPERRDTFIRLMSGVVDEDVERIVAAYHDLGVVPAEEDLDAFKDEIYATLRQFRTYELGQVDFEEVMQQIPDTLRRYHLTVPLTMMQVVKVLIFLTAICRDLDPGFNFPAHAGPRIAEIRKKHLLSLEHLAEVSRAAEGWFGDLLELPQTANTTLKKVAAGSVKFYIESPDMLALGASIRYAARLLLIGMVAAGFMMGSSLVMLSTDRPVSAGLCSVVSSVTFLGYLAAVVIGVAAVYMVLVRRR; this is encoded by the coding sequence ATGATCAGGCATCTTGGCAGGTACCGGGAGATCACCGGAGTGCTGGTGAAGTACGGGTTCGGTGCCGCCCTCGAGGGGATCGTGCCCCCCCTGGCAAGGCTCGGGCTCTGGACGCGAGCGAGCGCCGATGGGGGCGTCCCATTTTACCGCCGGGTCCGCCTGGCCATGGAAGAACTCGGGCCCACCTTCATCAAGTTCGGGCAGATCCTGAGCACCCGCCGGGAACTCCTGCCCCAACCCCTTGCCGAAGAACTGACGCGCCTCACCGACGAGGTGGCGCCTCTCCCCTTCGAGACGGTGCGGCCGGTGATCGAGGAGTGTTGCGGCCCGGTCGAGGACGCCTTTGCCTCCTTCGACAGAACCCCGGTGGCGGCCGCCTCCCTCGCCCAGGTCCATCATGCGGTCCTGAAAGACGGGACCGAGGTGGCCGTCAAGGTGCAGCGCCCAGGGATCAGGAAGGTCATCGAGGAAGACCTTGAGATCCTCGCCTCGCTTGCCCGCCAGATCGAAGAGCGGTACCCCGACCTTGCGCTCTACAACCCGGTCGGTCTTGTCCAGGAATTTTCAGTCCAGATCAGGCGTGAACTCGACTTTGTGCAGGAGGGCAAACATGCCGAGGTCCTGGGCCACAACCTGAAGGACCTCCCCCGCGTCGTCGTCCCTGATATCTTCTGGGACCACTCGGGCCCGCGTCTCCTGACGATGACCTATATCGAGGGGGTGAGGATCGACGACCTCGAAGGGATCACGGCGACGGGGGTCAGGCCAGAGACGGTCGCCGACCTTCTGCTCACTTCCTATCTCAAGCAGGTCTTCGAAGACGGATTTTTTCATGCCGACCCCCATACCGGCAACCTTCTCGTGACCCGCGACGGCACACTCGCCTTCGTCGACTTCGGGACCGTCGGGGTCCTCAGGCCCGAGCGGAGGGACACCTTCATCCGTCTTATGTCGGGCGTCGTGGACGAGGACGTCGAGAGGATCGTCGCCGCCTACCATGACCTGGGGGTCGTCCCGGCCGAGGAGGATCTCGACGCGTTCAAGGACGAGATCTACGCCACGCTCCGCCAGTTTCGGACATACGAACTCGGACAGGTGGACTTCGAGGAGGTGATGCAGCAGATCCCCGACACCCTGCGCCGCTACCATCTCACGGTCCCGCTCACGATGATGCAGGTGGTCAAGGTGCTCATCTTTCTCACGGCTATCTGCCGGGACCTCGACCCGGGGTTCAATTTTCCTGCTCACGCCGGTCCAAGGATCGCCGAGATCAGGAAAAAACATCTTCTGTCCCTTGAACACCTTGCAGAGGTCTCTCGGGCGGCGGAAGGGTGGTTCGGCGACCTCCTCGAACTCCCGCAGACCGCCAACACCACGCTCAAGAAGGTCGCGGCCGGGAGTGTGAAGTTCTATATCGAGAGTCCCGACATGCTCGCCCTCGGCGCCTCGATCCGGTACGCCGCCAGACTGCTTCTCATCGGGATGGTCGCAGCCGGGTTCATGATGGGGTCGTCGTTGGTGATGCTCTCCACCGACCGCCCGGTCTCTGCAGGACTCTGCAGCGTGGTCTCGTCGGTGACGTTCCTTGGTTACCTGGCGGCGGTCGTCATCGGGGTCGCGGCGGTGTATATGGTCCTGGTCAGGAGGAGGTGA
- a CDS encoding DUF3467 domain-containing protein → MAQHELSVNVPQTLDPVYANRIQVAYKEDEFTFMFLHEIPGTNQARAKSIVSITPKHAKNLLAVLSKSMKDYEEKFGTIQPQEEKAPSTNVTMRGYS, encoded by the coding sequence ATGGCACAACACGAACTCTCGGTGAACGTCCCGCAGACGCTTGACCCGGTCTATGCCAACCGGATCCAGGTGGCCTATAAGGAAGACGAGTTCACCTTCATGTTCCTTCACGAGATCCCGGGGACCAACCAGGCCAGGGCCAAGTCGATCGTCTCCATCACTCCAAAACATGCCAAAAATCTCCTTGCCGTCCTTTCAAAGAGCATGAAAGATTATGAAGAGAAGTTCGGGACCATCCAGCCGCAAGAGGAGAAGGCGCCAAGCACGAACGTGACCATGCGGGGCTACTCGTAA
- a CDS encoding HNH endonuclease — MPDIVTPYHMTKPSEFLDLLKIYSRKDLKKKFDIFDTRIDTGVFPWGDQSSVWLFVTKEKTSGMTGYSDDFDGQILNFDGQMAGRTDINIIHHAEDGNELLVFFRNRKNEYPNSAFRYLGRFQYISHKGERPTRFVLQALDVGTNECGGSVPITNYRKPEEYIEGMERKRVQTYYERNPRLRAEALKVHGTKCAVCGFDFSEAYGTIGEGYIEIHHKNPVASYEGEVAVNPETDLVPVCANCHRMIHRRKKLLSVEDLRKIMQNQPKGHDYR, encoded by the coding sequence TTGCCTGACATTGTCACACCATATCATATGACGAAGCCCTCAGAATTTCTTGATCTTCTTAAGATCTATTCTCGTAAGGATTTGAAAAAAAAGTTTGACATTTTTGACACTCGAATAGATACTGGGGTATTCCCGTGGGGAGATCAGTCATCAGTCTGGCTATTCGTAACAAAAGAAAAGACATCTGGCATGACCGGTTACTCTGACGATTTTGATGGTCAAATCCTAAATTTTGATGGGCAGATGGCTGGAAGAACCGACATAAATATTATTCATCACGCAGAGGACGGCAATGAATTGCTAGTTTTTTTCCGAAACAGAAAAAATGAATACCCTAATTCTGCGTTCAGATACTTGGGGCGATTTCAATATATCTCGCACAAAGGAGAAAGACCAACAAGATTTGTCCTCCAAGCATTGGACGTTGGCACGAACGAGTGCGGCGGTTCTGTTCCGATTACTAACTACCGAAAACCTGAAGAATACATTGAAGGAATGGAGAGGAAACGGGTTCAGACTTACTATGAACGTAATCCCCGCCTGAGGGCTGAGGCATTGAAAGTCCATGGGACAAAGTGCGCAGTCTGTGGCTTTGATTTTTCAGAAGCCTATGGCACTATTGGAGAGGGCTACATTGAGATCCACCATAAGAACCCCGTCGCCTCTTATGAGGGGGAAGTTGCGGTCAATCCTGAAACGGATCTTGTGCCTGTATGTGCCAACTGCCACCGGATGATCCATAGGAGAAAGAAATTGCTTTCAGTAGAGGATCTTCGTAAGATCATGCAGAACCAACCCAAAGGTCACGATTATAGATGA
- a CDS encoding site-specific DNA-methyltransferase, which yields MHLTCPACGFSWEYTGKAKYSTTCPTCMRRVTFGRRKSETSEFGVSKRECHNSSAFYGRRIYAAAGEGSRGEEGENRVPEECLDKVLCQDSRDLSVLPDGSVHLMVTSPPYNVGKTYDDDLDLEEYLSLLRTVFAEVHRVLVPGGRACVNVANVGRKPYIPYHSYIISLMHDLGFLMRGEVIWNKATGAGISTAWGSWCSASNPTLRDVHEYILVFSKGTYSRKKGEHENTITRDQFLEWTKSIWTFPTVSAKKVGHPAPFPVELPFRCIQLYTFKGDVVLDPFAGAGSTALAAVQAGRHFVCVDSDEGYVGRAKERLRAEGWEG from the coding sequence ATGCATCTCACCTGTCCGGCATGCGGTTTCTCCTGGGAATACACCGGGAAGGCAAAATATTCCACCACCTGTCCGACGTGCATGCGGCGCGTCACCTTCGGGAGGAGAAAGTCCGAGACCAGCGAGTTCGGGGTCTCGAAACGGGAATGCCACAACTCAAGCGCCTTCTATGGTCGGCGGATCTATGCGGCCGCCGGAGAGGGGAGCCGGGGGGAGGAGGGAGAGAACAGGGTGCCTGAAGAGTGCCTTGATAAGGTACTCTGCCAGGACAGCAGGGACCTCTCGGTCCTGCCTGACGGCAGCGTCCACCTGATGGTCACCTCGCCGCCGTACAATGTCGGCAAGACCTATGACGACGACCTCGACCTCGAAGAATATCTTTCCCTCCTGCGCACGGTCTTTGCCGAGGTCCACCGGGTGCTCGTGCCGGGCGGGCGGGCCTGCGTGAATGTGGCGAATGTGGGGAGAAAGCCCTACATCCCGTACCACAGTTATATCATCTCGCTCATGCACGACCTGGGGTTCCTGATGCGCGGCGAGGTGATCTGGAACAAGGCGACCGGAGCCGGGATCTCGACGGCCTGGGGGAGCTGGTGTTCGGCCTCGAACCCGACGCTGCGCGATGTCCATGAGTACATCCTGGTCTTCTCGAAGGGGACGTATTCGCGCAAGAAGGGCGAGCACGAGAACACGATCACGAGGGACCAGTTCCTGGAGTGGACCAAGAGCATCTGGACCTTCCCGACGGTCTCGGCAAAGAAGGTGGGCCACCCGGCACCCTTCCCGGTCGAACTGCCGTTCCGCTGCATCCAGCTCTATACCTTCAAGGGGGACGTCGTCCTCGATCCGTTTGCCGGGGCCGGGAGCACGGCACTCGCGGCGGTGCAGGCGGGACGGCACTTCGTCTGCGTGGACTCGGACGAGGGGTATGTGGGACGCGCCAAGGAGCGGTTGCGGGCCGAGGGATGGGAGGGGTGA
- a CDS encoding prenyltransferase: MTALLALAYSVSRPRFWIYTGGTYVLGYALGMASWTAFFLPTYALYLLYFFFPANVFIYGVNDRWDRETDRLNQKKREKEHYLVDAERQDLRTVLLLVAGFSLLLLVSQTPEEKLVFLLFLFLSYFYSAPPLRFKEVPVLDFSSNMLYIMPGVFGYLLASGTFPPLLLVAAGFLHIAAMHLFSAVPDIECDRAAGITTTAVLVGERASLLLCLLFWSGFALLVIGLAGFSPLALPVLLFPAVPLLLLLSRRMRIGRVYWYLPLVNTALGGLAFTAVTLSKAI; encoded by the coding sequence GTGACCGCTCTTCTTGCCCTGGCATATTCGGTCTCCAGGCCGCGGTTCTGGATCTATACCGGCGGCACCTATGTGCTCGGCTACGCCCTCGGGATGGCCTCGTGGACGGCCTTCTTCCTCCCGACATACGCTCTCTATCTCCTGTACTTTTTCTTCCCGGCAAACGTCTTCATCTACGGGGTCAACGACCGCTGGGACCGGGAGACCGACCGTCTCAACCAGAAGAAGAGGGAGAAGGAGCATTACCTCGTCGACGCCGAGCGCCAGGATCTCAGGACCGTCCTCCTCCTCGTCGCCGGGTTCAGTCTCCTCCTCCTCGTCTCGCAGACGCCGGAGGAAAAACTCGTCTTTCTCCTCTTCCTCTTTCTCTCGTACTTCTACAGCGCCCCGCCGCTCAGGTTCAAGGAGGTACCGGTCCTTGACTTCTCCTCCAACATGCTCTATATCATGCCAGGCGTCTTCGGGTATCTCCTGGCCTCAGGGACATTCCCGCCTCTCCTCCTCGTCGCCGCGGGATTCCTGCACATCGCCGCGATGCATCTCTTCTCGGCGGTGCCTGATATCGAATGCGACCGGGCGGCCGGGATCACCACGACGGCGGTGCTCGTCGGCGAGCGGGCGTCGCTTCTTCTGTGTCTGCTCTTCTGGTCCGGGTTCGCCCTCCTGGTGATAGGACTTGCAGGATTCTCACCTCTCGCCCTGCCGGTCCTCCTCTTCCCGGCGGTCCCCCTCCTGCTCCTCCTCTCGCGGAGGATGCGCATCGGCAGGGTGTACTGGTACCTCCCGCTCGTCAACACGGCTCTCGGGGGCCTGGCCTTTACGGCCGTCACCCTCTCGAAGGCCATCTAG
- a CDS encoding Dna2/Cas4 domain-containing protein: MDDLIGIAAVLTARFCPLRLYLDRQEEHEEPPRYAVCKQVSYHLGTPFEPEAVWEEVCTVLPYAGEDERTLFEQCVTNCQGKEWPLFSDFDVPVASMRLGVRGTADKVDPVRPAFALARASEAPQAGVWGADRIRVACYAACVSESLGFEVDGGWVEYVPSGVLRYCTPGPRDRRIMLRAVAAAKKVEEGQVPKKPLNPPCARCPHQERCGPGPRRLSELL; this comes from the coding sequence ATGGATGACCTGATCGGTATCGCCGCCGTCCTCACTGCCCGGTTCTGTCCTCTCCGTCTCTACCTCGACCGCCAGGAAGAGCACGAGGAACCGCCGCGCTATGCGGTCTGCAAGCAGGTCTCGTATCACCTCGGCACCCCTTTCGAGCCTGAGGCCGTCTGGGAGGAGGTGTGTACCGTCCTCCCATATGCGGGGGAGGACGAACGCACCCTCTTCGAGCAGTGCGTGACGAACTGCCAGGGCAAAGAGTGGCCGCTCTTCTCAGACTTCGACGTCCCGGTCGCTTCGATGCGTCTCGGGGTCAGGGGGACCGCCGATAAGGTCGACCCCGTGCGCCCGGCCTTTGCCCTGGCCAGGGCGAGCGAGGCCCCGCAGGCAGGGGTCTGGGGGGCCGACCGGATCAGGGTCGCCTGTTATGCCGCCTGTGTTTCCGAGAGCCTGGGGTTCGAGGTGGACGGCGGGTGGGTGGAGTATGTCCCTTCCGGTGTCCTGAGGTATTGCACCCCCGGCCCCAGGGACCGGCGGATCATGCTCAGGGCGGTCGCCGCCGCAAAAAAGGTTGAAGAGGGGCAGGTTCCGAAAAAACCCCTCAACCCGCCGTGTGCCAGGTGCCCGCACCAGGAACGGTGCGGACCAGGGCCCAGGCGGCTTTCTGAATTGTTGTGA
- a CDS encoding phytoene/squalene synthase family protein: MVTPTHYQIFRHGSTTYFYSTLFFPRPVREDVFLLYSFVRIADDFVDAVPQETAAYVAFKERYLGALGGEPGGDLVVDAFVDLMERKGIEPAWVEAFLRSMECDLWKATYATIADLEEYLYGSSEVVGLMMARVMDLPEEAQEAARALGKAMQYINFIRDIAEDLELGRTYFPQDELAAFGLSSLDHAAAAAAPEAFASFVRAQLERYLLWQKEGEAGFGSIPFRYLVPVKTASDLYRWTAEEIRKDPFVVYRQKVKPSPLRAVGRACANTLVLTWPGRGETW, translated from the coding sequence ATGGTCACGCCCACCCATTACCAGATCTTCAGGCACGGGAGCACGACCTACTTCTACAGCACGCTCTTTTTTCCTCGGCCGGTGCGAGAGGACGTCTTTCTCCTGTACTCGTTTGTCAGGATCGCCGACGACTTCGTCGACGCCGTCCCCCAGGAGACCGCTGCATATGTCGCCTTCAAGGAGCGCTACCTCGGAGCGCTCGGGGGCGAACCAGGCGGCGACCTCGTCGTCGACGCCTTCGTCGACCTGATGGAGAGGAAGGGGATCGAACCGGCATGGGTGGAGGCGTTTCTCCGCTCGATGGAGTGCGACCTCTGGAAGGCGACCTATGCAACGATCGCCGACCTCGAAGAGTACCTGTACGGATCGTCGGAGGTGGTCGGGCTGATGATGGCGCGGGTGATGGACCTCCCCGAAGAGGCACAGGAGGCCGCCCGCGCCCTCGGGAAGGCGATGCAATATATCAACTTCATCAGGGACATTGCAGAAGACCTTGAACTCGGCCGCACCTACTTCCCGCAGGACGAACTGGCGGCCTTCGGTCTCTCCTCGCTCGACCATGCCGCGGCCGCCGCCGCACCGGAGGCCTTCGCTTCATTTGTCAGGGCACAACTCGAGCGCTACCTCCTCTGGCAGAAGGAGGGAGAAGCGGGCTTTGGGTCCATCCCGTTCAGGTACCTGGTGCCGGTGAAGACGGCTTCAGACCTCTACCGCTGGACGGCCGAGGAGATCAGAAAAGACCCGTTCGTCGTCTACCGCCAGAAGGTCAAGCCCTCCCCCCTGCGAGCGGTCGGCCGCGCCTGTGCCAATACCCTCGTCCTCACCTGGCCAGGGCGGGGTGAGACCTGGTGA
- a CDS encoding YqhA family protein: MSGQKEEGPVGGDPSTNDRQGSGSSEWCVRVIASSSRVLFTLAVVGSALTAVTLFLSGFFLSLITIIEMFVAWRAGAEVLVEILSTSVKVIDTFLVATVFYIISLGLYELFIARAPLPGWAEIRTLDDLKTKLLGVVVIALAVLFLGEAVTWRGEASILHFGLGIGVTIIAISVYLWVKR, from the coding sequence ATGAGTGGACAAAAGGAGGAGGGACCGGTCGGAGGAGACCCCTCGACAAACGACCGTCAGGGGAGCGGGTCGTCAGAGTGGTGCGTGCGGGTCATCGCCTCGTCCAGCAGGGTGCTCTTCACCCTGGCGGTGGTCGGGTCAGCCCTGACCGCCGTCACCCTCTTTCTCTCCGGCTTTTTTCTCTCTCTCATCACGATCATCGAGATGTTCGTCGCCTGGAGGGCCGGTGCCGAGGTGCTGGTCGAGATCCTCTCCACCTCCGTCAAGGTCATCGACACCTTCCTGGTGGCCACGGTCTTCTACATCATCTCTCTTGGGCTGTACGAACTTTTCATCGCGAGAGCGCCTCTTCCTGGGTGGGCGGAGATCCGCACCCTCGACGACCTCAAGACCAAACTCCTGGGCGTCGTCGTCATCGCCCTGGCCGTCCTCTTCCTCGGCGAGGCCGTGACCTGGCGGGGGGAGGCCTCAATCCTCCATTTCGGTCTGGGCATCGGCGTCACGATCATCGCAATATCGGTCTATCTCTGGGTAAAACGGTGA
- a CDS encoding DUF61 family protein — protein MSYRPNLGEESVLKKWISLEVGRIKDGLVAEKKSLARLLTESSPSAVTKGGKEHAFDREAVQMLGERLPEKFHFRLMLPVTFYSTLDITDSYYLRDETAFRALQALGELSEMREMREGKLWVSNAIVYAIMRKYPSLVEIGMG, from the coding sequence ATGTCGTACCGCCCCAACCTTGGCGAGGAGTCGGTCCTCAAAAAATGGATCTCCCTGGAGGTCGGCAGGATCAAAGACGGGCTGGTGGCCGAAAAAAAGTCCCTTGCCCGCCTGCTCACAGAGTCGTCCCCCTCAGCGGTGACAAAAGGAGGGAAAGAACATGCCTTCGACCGGGAGGCGGTCCAGATGCTCGGCGAACGTCTGCCCGAGAAGTTCCATTTCCGCCTCATGCTCCCGGTCACCTTCTACTCCACCCTCGACATCACCGACAGTTATTATCTCAGGGACGAGACGGCGTTCAGGGCGCTGCAGGCACTCGGCGAACTGAGCGAAATGCGCGAGATGCGGGAAGGAAAGCTCTGGGTCTCGAACGCGATCGTGTATGCGATCATGCGGAAGTACCCCAGCCTCGTCGAGATCGGGATGGGATGA
- a CDS encoding carotenoid biosynthesis protein → MNMRAWRAASGLGALGLGLVGFALVDFRAETGAASALFLVLMALPSYAALLAWLGARRGAVLLGILTALPLLVEAAAVATGVPYGSFAYADALGWKVFGLVPWTVGVAYPPVFLAVVTAAGIGAGTALRRFLPASALLLVAADLVLDPAAVWAGFWAWEGTGIYYGIPAVNFVGWAFTGAFYAWIFHRAAGGNVPPPQVASSAVLIFGFWTGYLLRESLLFPALLGAALVALFLLLPSGRSGEETGG, encoded by the coding sequence ATGAACATGCGTGCATGGCGGGCGGCGTCTGGCCTCGGCGCCCTGGGTCTCGGCCTCGTCGGGTTCGCCCTCGTGGACTTCAGGGCAGAGACCGGTGCGGCATCGGCGCTCTTTCTCGTGCTCATGGCCCTCCCCTCCTATGCCGCTCTCCTCGCCTGGCTCGGGGCGCGGCGGGGTGCGGTGCTCCTCGGGATCCTGACCGCCCTCCCCCTCCTCGTCGAGGCGGCGGCGGTGGCGACCGGCGTGCCGTACGGTTCTTTCGCGTACGCCGACGCCCTGGGTTGGAAGGTCTTCGGGCTGGTCCCCTGGACCGTGGGGGTGGCCTACCCACCGGTCTTTCTTGCCGTCGTCACGGCGGCGGGCATCGGTGCCGGGACTGCTCTTCGCCGTTTTCTCCCGGCAAGCGCCCTCCTTCTCGTCGCCGCCGACCTCGTCCTCGACCCGGCGGCGGTCTGGGCCGGGTTCTGGGCCTGGGAGGGGACCGGCATCTACTACGGGATCCCGGCGGTGAACTTTGTCGGCTGGGCGTTCACTGGGGCTTTCTATGCCTGGATCTTCCACCGCGCCGCCGGCGGGAACGTCCCCCCTCCACAGGTCGCGTCGAGTGCGGTGCTGATCTTCGGGTTCTGGACCGGGTATCTGCTCCGCGAGAGTCTCCTCTTCCCGGCACTCCTTGGGGCCGCGCTCGTTGCGCTCTTTCTCCTCCTCCCGTCTGGGCGGTCTGGAGAGGAGACGGGAGGCTGA